One genomic window of Candidatus Margulisiibacteriota bacterium includes the following:
- a CDS encoding Neelaredoxin — translation MPELNELLQTADWKSEKHVPVIDVPDILVKGEFTNVTASIGKAVSHPNTTQHHIAWISLFFLPDGEKYPYELGKFNFSSHGSSINGADTSTVYTHHAGTLAFKTDKPGTLMAQSYCNIHGLWQNSKSIKVE, via the coding sequence ATGCCTGAACTGAATGAATTGTTGCAAACTGCTGACTGGAAATCAGAAAAGCATGTGCCTGTGATTGATGTGCCTGATATTCTTGTTAAGGGAGAGTTCACCAATGTTACCGCTTCCATCGGTAAAGCTGTGAGCCATCCTAATACAACTCAGCATCATATAGCCTGGATCTCTCTCTTTTTTTTGCCTGATGGAGAGAAATATCCTTACGAGTTGGGTAAGTTTAATTTTTCATCCCACGGATCATCGATCAATGGAGCGGATACAAGTACTGTATACACGCATCATGCAGGGACCCTGGCGTTTAAAACCGATAAGCCTGGTACTTTGATGGCGCAGTCTTATTGCAATATTCATGGATTGTGGCAAAATAGCAAATCCATAAAAGTAGAGTAG